The Garra rufa chromosome 8, GarRuf1.0, whole genome shotgun sequence genome has a segment encoding these proteins:
- the pou3f3a gene encoding POU domain, class 3, transcription factor 3-A isoform X1 — protein sequence MATAASNPYLASNSILSSASIVHSESGGGGMQPGSGAVTSVSGGYRGDPAVKMVQSDFMQGAMTASNGGHMLSHAHQWVTSLPHAAAAAAAAAAAAAAEAGSPWSSSPVGMAGSPQQQDVKNSSNREDLHSGTALHHRASHLGAHQSHQSAWGGTTASHIPTITGGQQQSQQSLIYSQPGGFTVNGMLNPPGSLVHPGLMRGDSPEMDHHHHHHHHQQQHPHHHHHQHHAGVNSHDSHSDEDTPTSDDLEQFAKQFKQRRIKLGFTQADVGLALGTLYGNVFSQTTICRFEALQLSFKNMCKLKPLLNKWLEEADSTTGSPTSIDKIAAQGRKRKKRTSIEVSVKGALESHFLKCPKPSAQEITSLADNLQLEKEVVRVWFCNRRQKEKRMTPPGVPQTPEDVYTHAGNGSFVVDYLKGASLKDEPDSNHNVTTASSYGQEILVH from the exons ATGGCCACAGCGGCTTCCAATCCTTACCTGGCCAGCAATAGCATTCTCTCATCAGCCTCGATCGTGCACTCTGAGTCCGGAGGTGGTGGCATGCAGCCGGGAAGCGGTGCCGTAACATCGGTGTCGGGAGGTTACAGGGGAGACCCCGCGGTCAAGATGGTGCAGAGCGACTTCATGCAAGGAGCCATGACGGCCAGTAACGGGGGGCACATGCTGAGCCATGCCCATCAGTGGGTTACCTCGCTGCCACATGCGGCTGCCGCAGCCGCCGCCGCCGCAGCCGCTGCAGCGGCGGAAGCCGGCTCCCCTTGGTCCTCCAGCCCAGTTGGCATGGCCGGGAGCCCACAGCAACAAGACGTGAAGAACAGTTCAAACAGAGAAGATTTACACTCGGGCACCGCGTTGCACCACAGAGCCTCGCATTTAGGGGCTCACCAGTCGCACCAAAGCGCATGGGGTGGCACTACAGCCTCTCACATCCCCACCATCACAGGAGGACAGCAGCAGTCCCAGCAATCTCTCATCTACTCCCAACCGGGCGGTTTCACAGTCAACGGGATGTTGAACCCTCCTGGGAGTTTGGTCCACCCGGGGCTTATGCGAGGAGACTCTCCAGAAATGGATCACCATCATCACCACCACCACCATCAGCAGCAGCACcctcaccaccaccaccaccagcaCCACGCGGGAGTGAACAGCCACGACTCGCACTCAGACGAGGATACACCGACCTCCGACGACCTGGAGCAGTTTGCCAAACAGTTTAAGCAGCGTCGGATCAAACTGGGGTTTACTCAAGCCGACGTCGGGTTAGCGCTGGGAACTCTTTACGGGAATGTTTTCTCGCAAACCACCATTTGCAGATTTGAGGCTCTCCAGCTGAGCTTTAAAAACATGTGCAAACTCAAGCCGCTGCTGAACAAGTGGCTGGAGGAGGCCGACTCGACCACGGGCAGTCCCACCAGCATCGACAAAATAGCAGCCCAAGGCAGGAAACGAAAGAAGCGCACCTCCATCGAGGTGAGCGTGAAGGGAGCCTTGGAGAGCCATTTTTTGAAATGCCCCAAACCGTCAGCGCAGGAGATAACCAGTCTGGCGGACAACCTCCAGCTGGAAAAGGAGGTGGTTCGGGTCTGGTTCTGCAACCGAAGGCAGAAGGAGAAGAGGATGACGCCGCCCGGGGTCCCTCAGACGCCCGAGGACGTGTACACCCATGCCGGCAAC GGGAGTTTTGTGGTAGATTACTTAAAAGGTGCAAGTTTGAAAGATGAACCGGACAGCAACCACAACGTGACAACTGCGAGCTCCTATGGCCAGGAGATTCTGGTGCACTGA
- the pou3f3a gene encoding POU domain, class 3, transcription factor 3-A isoform X2, protein MATAASNPYLASNSILSSASIVHSESGGGGMQPGSGAVTSVSGGYRGDPAVKMVQSDFMQGAMTASNGGHMLSHAHQWVTSLPHAAAAAAAAAAAAAAEAGSPWSSSPVGMAGSPQQQDVKNSSNREDLHSGTALHHRASHLGAHQSHQSAWGGTTASHIPTITGGQQQSQQSLIYSQPGGFTVNGMLNPPGSLVHPGLMRGDSPEMDHHHHHHHHQQQHPHHHHHQHHAGVNSHDSHSDEDTPTSDDLEQFAKQFKQRRIKLGFTQADVGLALGTLYGNVFSQTTICRFEALQLSFKNMCKLKPLLNKWLEEADSTTGSPTSIDKIAAQGRKRKKRTSIEVSVKGALESHFLKCPKPSAQEITSLADNLQLEKEVVRVWFCNRRQKEKRMTPPGVPQTPEDVYTHAGNVSADTPPPSMDCKREFCGRLLKRCKFER, encoded by the exons ATGGCCACAGCGGCTTCCAATCCTTACCTGGCCAGCAATAGCATTCTCTCATCAGCCTCGATCGTGCACTCTGAGTCCGGAGGTGGTGGCATGCAGCCGGGAAGCGGTGCCGTAACATCGGTGTCGGGAGGTTACAGGGGAGACCCCGCGGTCAAGATGGTGCAGAGCGACTTCATGCAAGGAGCCATGACGGCCAGTAACGGGGGGCACATGCTGAGCCATGCCCATCAGTGGGTTACCTCGCTGCCACATGCGGCTGCCGCAGCCGCCGCCGCCGCAGCCGCTGCAGCGGCGGAAGCCGGCTCCCCTTGGTCCTCCAGCCCAGTTGGCATGGCCGGGAGCCCACAGCAACAAGACGTGAAGAACAGTTCAAACAGAGAAGATTTACACTCGGGCACCGCGTTGCACCACAGAGCCTCGCATTTAGGGGCTCACCAGTCGCACCAAAGCGCATGGGGTGGCACTACAGCCTCTCACATCCCCACCATCACAGGAGGACAGCAGCAGTCCCAGCAATCTCTCATCTACTCCCAACCGGGCGGTTTCACAGTCAACGGGATGTTGAACCCTCCTGGGAGTTTGGTCCACCCGGGGCTTATGCGAGGAGACTCTCCAGAAATGGATCACCATCATCACCACCACCACCATCAGCAGCAGCACcctcaccaccaccaccaccagcaCCACGCGGGAGTGAACAGCCACGACTCGCACTCAGACGAGGATACACCGACCTCCGACGACCTGGAGCAGTTTGCCAAACAGTTTAAGCAGCGTCGGATCAAACTGGGGTTTACTCAAGCCGACGTCGGGTTAGCGCTGGGAACTCTTTACGGGAATGTTTTCTCGCAAACCACCATTTGCAGATTTGAGGCTCTCCAGCTGAGCTTTAAAAACATGTGCAAACTCAAGCCGCTGCTGAACAAGTGGCTGGAGGAGGCCGACTCGACCACGGGCAGTCCCACCAGCATCGACAAAATAGCAGCCCAAGGCAGGAAACGAAAGAAGCGCACCTCCATCGAGGTGAGCGTGAAGGGAGCCTTGGAGAGCCATTTTTTGAAATGCCCCAAACCGTCAGCGCAGGAGATAACCAGTCTGGCGGACAACCTCCAGCTGGAAAAGGAGGTGGTTCGGGTCTGGTTCTGCAACCGAAGGCAGAAGGAGAAGAGGATGACGCCGCCCGGGGTCCCTCAGACGCCCGAGGACGTGTACACCCATGCCGGCAACGTGAGTGCAGACACACCGCCTCCGTCCATGGACTGCAAAC GGGAGTTTTGTGGTAGATTACTTAAAAGGTGCAAGTTTGAAAGATGA